Genomic segment of SAR324 cluster bacterium:
GGATGTCAAACTCAGTCTGATGACCATGAAATCCAAAGTGGAAGCCATGCGCGCGCTCAACTATGGAACGGCCAAACTCATTGATATTTCCTTTGTGGGAGAAACCCCCGAAACCCGTGCCGAAGCACACAATCTGGTCGAAATCCTGACGCCGATGTGTAAAGGCTGGTCCACCGAAGTTGGACTGGATGTGGTCCGGATGGGCATTCAGTTGATGGGTGGCGTCGGATACACCAAGGATTTTCCCATGGAACAACTTTACCGGGATCTAAGGGTTTCCACCATTTATGAAGGAACCACCGGCATTCAGGCACTGGATCTGGTTGGACGCAAAATGACCATGCGCAATGGCGCGCTGTTCATGGGGCTGATGCAAAAATTTCAGGGCATGGTGGAGCAGAATTCACAGATCAAAGGTCTGGAATCTTCTGTCACCAAGTGGTCCCAGTATTGTGAAAGTCTGGCAGATGCCGCAATGACCATGCAATCCATGCACGGTGAACGTGGCTTGGAAGGTGCCGTGTTATATGCGACTCCCTTTTTGATGTATTGCGCGGCTGTGACCGCAGGCTATTTCTTTCTGGATCAGGGAATCACAGCCGCCAAAAATCTGGAGGCGCTGGCGGACAAGAATCCCGAAAACAGTCAGGTTCAGTTTTATCAGAACAAACTGAAAACCATTCATTTTTACATGCATGTGGTGATGCCGACCTTTGAAGGCTACGCCAAAGCGATCAGTAATAAAACCTATGACGCATTGGATGTGGCGTTATAATTCAACCGTCACTATTCAGAAATTGCCGCAGAGACTAAGGAACATTCGAAAAATAAAATAGATAATTTCCCCGAAATACATTTCCTGCCGGGCACACGTAGAGACGCGCTATAGCACGTCTCTACAGACCAGAGCAGGAGAGACTGGATGGGAAAATGTTTACAACTTATTTTTTGCCGTTCTTCAGTATCTTTCCGGCAATGCGACTGAATAGTTCATTCAACATAAAATTTAAGGAGAATTATGCGAGATGCCTATATTTTTGACGCGGTTCGAACTCCTCGGGGACGAGGCAAGAAAACTGGAAGTCTGCACGAAGTTCCAGCGGTAGATCTGCTCGTGACCTTGTTTCAGGCAATGCAACAACGCAACAAACTCGACACTGAACAGGTGGATGATGTGGTGCTGGGATGTGTCACCCCGGTTGGAGAACAAGGCGCGGATATCGCCAAAACGGCCACGCTGTATGCCGGTTGGAGCAACAAAGTAGCCGGTGCTACCTTGAGCCGCTTTTGTGGATCAGGACTGGAAGCCTGCAACCTGGCCGCCATGAAAGTCATGTCCGGTATGGAAGATCTAACCATTGGCGGCGGTGTGGAATCCATGTCGCGGGTCCCGATGGGAACAGATGGCGGCGCATTGTTTATGGATGTGCGGGTGAGTACTTATCTGCCCACCATTCCCCAAGGCGTTTCCGCAGACCTGATCGCGACGCTGGAAGGTTTCAACCGCAAGGATGTGGATACCTTCGCGGCGGCATCTCACAAAAAAGCCGCCCATGCGGTTAAAAACGGATATTTCCAAAAATCCATCATCCCTGTCCGGGATGTGAACGGACAAATCATTCTGGCGCATGATGAACTCATCCGTGAAGCCACCACCGTTGACAGTCTGGGCGAACTCAAACCATCGTTCACAGCAATGGGCGCCATGGGATTTGACGCAGTCGCAATGCAGAAATACCCCAAAGTCGAAGAAGTGCAGCATGTGCATCATGCAGGAAATTCTTCAGGAATCGTGGATGGTGCCGCACTGGTATTGATCGGCAGTAAGGAAAAAGGCGCTGAACTCGGACTCAAACCCAGAGCAAAATTCCGCTCCATGGCCGTGATTGGCGATGAACCAACCATCATGCTGACCGCACCCGCTCCATCCAGTATCAAAGCTCTGAAAAAAGCCGGTCTTTCCGTACAGGACATTGATCTGTTTGAAATCAACGAGGCGTTTGCGGCGGTGGTGATGAAAGCCCAGAAAGAACTCAAAATTGACTCTGAAAAAATCAATGTCAATGGCGGCTCGATCGCCATGGGACATCCACTGGGAGCGACAGGCGCCATCATTTTGAATACGGTGCTGGACGAACTGGAACGAAGAGACAAGCAATTCGGCTTGTGTACCCTGTGTATTGGCGGCGGCATGGGAATCGCCACGATCATCGAACGTGTTTAAAACATGCTGAATTAAAAACTTTTGTTTGAATGAGGATTTTATGGCGATTCATTTTGAAAAAGACGCTCAGAACATTGTAACACTCACCATTGATATGGAAAACCGTTCCCAGAACGTGTTGAATGATGTTTTTGAAAAAGAATTGGCAACCGCGGTGGACAAGGTTGCTGAAGACAACACCATTGCCGGTGTGATCCTGACTTCCGGTAAAAAAGATTTCATGGCCGGAGGCGACCTGGACGCGCTTTATGCTCTGACCGATGCGAAAACAGTGTTTGACTGGGGAATGAGTTTCAAAACGATTCTGCGGAAACTGGAAACTTGCGGAAAATCCGTGGTCGCGGCTCTGAGCGGAAACACACTGGGCGGTGGACTGGAAGTGGCACTGGCCTGCCATCGGCGGATTGCGATCAACAATCCCAAAGCGAAACTCGGTTTGCCTGAAGTGACTCTCGGACTGCTTCCGGGCGGTGGTGGAACCCAGCGATTGCCACGACTGATCGGTATCCAGAATTCATTGCAGTACCTGCTGGAAGGAACCCAGTTGAATCCGGAAGCGGCATTGCAGGCTGGATTCATTCACGAATTGGCCACAGACAAAGACGACATGATGAACAAGGCTAAACAATGGCTATTGGCAAATCCCGGCGCAAAGCAACCCTGGGATGAAAAAAAATTCAAATGGCCCGGTGGCGACAACAATCATCCGGCTGTGGCCCAAATGTGGATGGTCGCTCCTGCCATGCTGAACAAAAAAACCTTCGGCAACTATCCCGCCGCACAAAACATCCTGAATTGTGTGCAGGGTGGCGGATCAGTGGATTTTGATACAGGCTGTCGTCTGGAAGCCCGATATTTCGCCAACACGGTGGTCAGCAAGGAAGCCAAAAACATCATCAACAGTCTTTGGTATCAGCTCAATAAAATCAAAAAGGGCGAAAGTCGTCCTCAAGGATTTGCACCTTCCCGTGTGACCAAAGTCGGCATTCTGGGTGCGGGCATGATGGGTGCCGGTATTGCCTATGTCAGCGCCTACGCCGGGATTGAGGTAGTGCTGAAAGATGTGTCTAAAGAGGCCTCGGAAAAAGGAAAATCATATTCTGCCGGCTTGCTGGAAAAACGTGTCGCCAAAGGCAAAATGAGTGCGGAACAGAAAGACGCCATTCTCGGCAGAATTCTTGCCACCGATCAAGCTTCGGACCTCAAGGGCTGTGACCTGATCATTGAAGCGGTGTTTGAAAACCGGGAACTGAAAGCCAAAGTCACTCAGGAAGCCGAAGCGCAAATCGCTGAAACAGCGGTGTTCGCCTCCAACACATCAACCTTGCCCATCACTGGTCTGGCAGAACGTTCCAGTCGTCCACAGAATTTCATCGGACTCCATTTCTTTTCGCCTGTGGACAAAATGGCGCTGGTGGAAATCATTGTCGGCAAACAGACCAGCCCTGAAACATTGGCTCGGGCTTTCGATTATGTTCTGCAAATCAACAAAACTCCGATTGTGGTCAATGACAGCCGTGGTTTTTACACCTCCCGTGTGTTTGCGACCTATCCCATGGAAGGCATTGCGCTTCTGCTGGAAGGACAACATCCCCGCGCGATTGAATCCGCAGGACTCAAGGCTGGAATGCCGGTTGGTCCACTGGCATTGATGGATGAAGTCAGTCTGTCACTGGTGCTTCACATTGAAGGCCAGACCCGCAAGGATATGGAAGCCTCCGGCAAATCCTATCAGGCGCATCCTGGAATGGCCGTGGTGGAACGCATGGTCAAAGAATTTGGACGTGAGGGCAAAAAAGCGTCCAAAGGATTTTATGACTATCCGGCCGATGGCAAAAAGCATTTGTGGCCTGAACTCCAACAGCATTTCAAACCTGCTGAAACTGAGTTGTCCCAGGAGGAAATGATCACTCGCATGATGTTTGTGCAGGCGTTGGAAACAGTACGTTGTTATGAGGAAAAAGTTCTCACAACCGCGGCTGATGCCAATATCGGCAGTATCTTTGGCTGGGGATTTGCGCCGTTCAAGGGTGGAACCCTGCAATACATCAATGATTTCGGTGTGAAAGAGTTTGTAGGAAAATGTGAAGAGTTGACCGCCAAATATGGTCCTCGCTTCACACCTCCAGCATTGCTGAAAAAAATGGCGGCAAACGGCGAGACCTTCCAATAAACCCATATTTTAACGTTCGGGCGATTCGCGAATCGCCCTTACAATAGGTGTGACCATGTTCGAATTCATCATCAAACCCCGGTTCAGTGAAACCGATGCGTTGGGGCATATCAACAATACGGTGGTTCCTGTCTGGTTTGAAGAGGCCCGAATTGGAGTTTTTGAAATTTTCAATCCAGGCCTGTCCATCAGCACATGGAACCTGATTCTCAAAAAATTTGAAATCGAGTTTTTTCATCAGATCATGCCCTATCAGGACATTCTGATCACCACAACGATCTCAAAGCTGGGCAATACGTCACTCACCGTTCATCAAACCGCGACACAGTCGGGAAAGGTGGTAGTTTCCGGCAATACGGTTCTTGTGCATTTTGATTATAAAACCCAGAAATCTGCGGCTATTCCTTCGGACATTCGTGAAAAACTGACACAGCATGTGGTGGATGTAAGTCAATAATTCCAAAGTATACAATCCTTGAGGTTGCCTGTATTTTGACACATGATAATCTGATATAATCTTGGGGAACTGCTAATGTTTGAATGGGATGAGACTAAAAATGATCTGAATCAGCAAAAGCATGGGGTTTCATTCCACCAAGCTAAAAAGGCGTTTTTAGATCCACATAGAATCATTGTGGAAGACCTGGAACACAGCATGGATGAAAAACGGTATTTTTGTCTGGGTGCTGTTGATGATGGAATCATGACCGTTCGATTACCTATCGAGGGGAAATCATTCGAATTATTGGCGCAGGATATTGGCCAAAGGGAAAAACACGATATGAAACAGAAAATCAAATACACGGATGAACCAATTCAACTGGGAAATACTGTCAACGATTTTTTACCTCTGCCTGAAGAATTGGACGCTAAAGACAGAACAGTGAGAGTGACCATCAATCTGAATGAGGATATCATTAATTTTTTCAAGGAAGAAGCCCACAAATCGGGGATTCCCTATCAACGACTCATCAGAAACGTGGTTGATTTGTATGTTCAGGATCACACTCAATAGCGAATACGAACTTTTTTCTGTGCTATTTTATTCGGCACTCCAGATCTCGAAACGAGTAAACTATCATTTTGTTCTGTTTTCAGGAACCTTGATTTTCCAGAGGAATTATGGATCGAAAAATTTTTAATGAAGAGCATCAATTATTCCGTAAAACATTCCGGCAGTACCTTGAAAAAAAAATTATACCCCATCTGGAAACCTGGGATGAAGCCCACATGGTGCCCCGTGAAGTCTGGCTGGACGCCGGTGAACAGGGATGGCTCTGTCCAACGGCGTCCAAACAATATGGCGGACTGGAATGCGATTTTCTGTATTCCGTGATCATTCAGGAAGAACTGGCCTATGCCGGTGCCTCCAGTGTGTCCTGGGGACTGCACAGCGACATTGTGCTGCCATATATTGAGAATTTTGGTTCAGAAGCACAAAAACAGAAATGGATTCCCAAATGTATTTCCGGAGAATGCGTGTTGGCGATTGCCATGACAGAGCCTGCTGTCGGTTCTGATCTGGCCAACCTGAAAACACGGGCTGTCCGGCAGGGCGATCATTATATCGTGAATGGAGCGAAAGTCTTTATCAGCAATGGACAATGCGCGGATCTGTATATTGTGGCTGTGCGTACTGAAGACACGAATCCTCCTCATCGGGGTGTGAGTCTGCTACTCATTGAAGGAAATACGCCGGGATTTCAGCGGGGTCGAAATTTGAAAAAAATCGGAATGCAGGGCCAGGATACGTCTGAACTGTTTTTTGAGGATTGCAAAGTTCCAGTGGAAAATCTGCTGGGCAAGGAAGGGATGGGCTTCAAATATCTCATGAACAACCTGCAACAGGAACGACTGGTCATCGCGATTGGCGCGGTCGGTGCGGCCAAAGGCGCATTGAAACACACGATTGATTATGTCAAAACCCGGGAAATTTTCGGAAAACCACTGAGCAAATTCCAGAATACCCAGTTTGAACTGGCAGACATGAGTACGAAAGTACAAATCGGGCAATCCTTTATTGATGATTTGTTACCGCGCCACATGGCCGGTGAAAATGTGGTTACTGAGGTGAGCATGGCCAAATACTGGACGACCGACATGCAGTTTGAAGTGAGCGACCGTTGTCTGCAACTTTTCGGTGGTTATGGCTACATGCAGGAATACCCGATCTCACGTTTTTTTGTGGATGCCCGGGTGCAACGCATTTATGGCGGGGCCAACGAAGTGATGAAAGATCTGGTCGCCAGAGGGTTGGGGCTTTAGAAATCTGTCCAGCATTAATCCTCTTCGTGTACCTGAAAAATCATCAGTGTGACATCATCATGAAAGCGGGCGTTGTGTGAAAATGCTTTCGTATATTTCAGCAACGCCTGCGTCAGTTCTTCTACACTTTTTAAAGCACAGGTATCCAGAAACTCCATCAGCCGTTTCATTCCCAGGACCTCACCTTCCTTGTCCATGACTTCAAACAACGCGTCCGTGAAAAACAGCAGTATGTCGTTGTTTTGCGCCTGAAATTCTTTCTGGTGAAAACCCTCCACCGTTTCATTTTCAAACACACCTACC
This window contains:
- a CDS encoding CopG family transcriptional regulator, which translates into the protein MKQKIKYTDEPIQLGNTVNDFLPLPEELDAKDRTVRVTINLNEDIINFFKEEAHKSGIPYQRLIRNVVDLYVQDHTQ
- a CDS encoding acyl-CoA thioesterase, whose translation is MFEFIIKPRFSETDALGHINNTVVPVWFEEARIGVFEIFNPGLSISTWNLILKKFEIEFFHQIMPYQDILITTTISKLGNTSLTVHQTATQSGKVVVSGNTVLVHFDYKTQKSAAIPSDIREKLTQHVVDVSQ
- a CDS encoding enoyl-CoA hydratase/isomerase family protein, whose protein sequence is MAIHFEKDAQNIVTLTIDMENRSQNVLNDVFEKELATAVDKVAEDNTIAGVILTSGKKDFMAGGDLDALYALTDAKTVFDWGMSFKTILRKLETCGKSVVAALSGNTLGGGLEVALACHRRIAINNPKAKLGLPEVTLGLLPGGGGTQRLPRLIGIQNSLQYLLEGTQLNPEAALQAGFIHELATDKDDMMNKAKQWLLANPGAKQPWDEKKFKWPGGDNNHPAVAQMWMVAPAMLNKKTFGNYPAAQNILNCVQGGGSVDFDTGCRLEARYFANTVVSKEAKNIINSLWYQLNKIKKGESRPQGFAPSRVTKVGILGAGMMGAGIAYVSAYAGIEVVLKDVSKEASEKGKSYSAGLLEKRVAKGKMSAEQKDAILGRILATDQASDLKGCDLIIEAVFENRELKAKVTQEAEAQIAETAVFASNTSTLPITGLAERSSRPQNFIGLHFFSPVDKMALVEIIVGKQTSPETLARAFDYVLQINKTPIVVNDSRGFYTSRVFATYPMEGIALLLEGQHPRAIESAGLKAGMPVGPLALMDEVSLSLVLHIEGQTRKDMEASGKSYQAHPGMAVVERMVKEFGREGKKASKGFYDYPADGKKHLWPELQQHFKPAETELSQEEMITRMMFVQALETVRCYEEKVLTTAADANIGSIFGWGFAPFKGGTLQYINDFGVKEFVGKCEELTAKYGPRFTPPALLKKMAANGETFQ
- a CDS encoding acyl-CoA dehydrogenase family protein, producing the protein MDRKIFNEEHQLFRKTFRQYLEKKIIPHLETWDEAHMVPREVWLDAGEQGWLCPTASKQYGGLECDFLYSVIIQEELAYAGASSVSWGLHSDIVLPYIENFGSEAQKQKWIPKCISGECVLAIAMTEPAVGSDLANLKTRAVRQGDHYIVNGAKVFISNGQCADLYIVAVRTEDTNPPHRGVSLLLIEGNTPGFQRGRNLKKIGMQGQDTSELFFEDCKVPVENLLGKEGMGFKYLMNNLQQERLVIAIGAVGAAKGALKHTIDYVKTREIFGKPLSKFQNTQFELADMSTKVQIGQSFIDDLLPRHMAGENVVTEVSMAKYWTTDMQFEVSDRCLQLFGGYGYMQEYPISRFFVDARVQRIYGGANEVMKDLVARGLGL
- a CDS encoding acetyl-CoA C-acetyltransferase, translated to MMRDAYIFDAVRTPRGRGKKTGSLHEVPAVDLLVTLFQAMQQRNKLDTEQVDDVVLGCVTPVGEQGADIAKTATLYAGWSNKVAGATLSRFCGSGLEACNLAAMKVMSGMEDLTIGGGVESMSRVPMGTDGGALFMDVRVSTYLPTIPQGVSADLIATLEGFNRKDVDTFAAASHKKAAHAVKNGYFQKSIIPVRDVNGQIILAHDELIREATTVDSLGELKPSFTAMGAMGFDAVAMQKYPKVEEVQHVHHAGNSSGIVDGAALVLIGSKEKGAELGLKPRAKFRSMAVIGDEPTIMLTAPAPSSIKALKKAGLSVQDIDLFEINEAFAAVVMKAQKELKIDSEKINVNGGSIAMGHPLGATGAIILNTVLDELERRDKQFGLCTLCIGGGMGIATIIERV